AGCTGCAGGTCCTGCTCGAAGACGTCGCCCTCGACCCAGACGACGGAGAGGTCGGCGAGGCGGTAGAGCAGCGTGCCTGGCTCTACCCGCTGGCCTTCCACCACCGGCTTCTCCAGCACGACGCCGTTCACGGGCGAGACCAGGGTGAGGGTGCGCCGCACCTCGCGCGACTCGATCAGCCGGTCGATCTGCCCCGTCGTGATGTCCCAGAAGTCCAGTCGGCGGCGCGCCGCGGAGAGCATCGCCTGCGCACTCCGGTAGGCTTCCGTGGCCGACGTGTCAACCTGCTCGGCCAGCCGCAGGGCGGTCAGCAACTGCTCCTGCGCGGCGACCAGCGCGGGAGAGTAGAGGGTCAGGAGTGGTTGCCCGCGGCGGACGCTTTCTCCGGTGGTCCCGACCAACAGCTTCTCCACGAAGCCGTCCACCTTGGGCGTAACCGTGGCCTCGGCGGACTCCGCCGCTTCGATCCGGCCCACGGTGCGAATGGCTCGCTCCAGCGGCATGCGCCGGACGACGGTGTAGGTCACGCCGAGCGCGCGTTCCTGCTCGGCCGTGAGCATGACCGGCTCGCGCGTGCCCGGCGCACCCGCGCCGTGCTGAGTGTGGTCCACCTCCCCGGTGGACGTGTCCATGCCCTCCGATTCGACGCCGGCCATCTCCTGTTCGCCGGCCGGGGGGCGGGTGTCCCCGCCGCAGGCTGCCAGGGCGGGCATCAGCCAGAGGGCGAGCTTCGGAAGCGTCGCGCGAAGGTTGCTCATGGGG
This window of the Gemmatimonadota bacterium genome carries:
- a CDS encoding efflux RND transporter periplasmic adaptor subunit, coding for MSNLRATLPKLALWLMPALAACGGDTRPPAGEQEMAGVESEGMDTSTGEVDHTQHGAGAPGTREPVMLTAEQERALGVTYTVVRRMPLERAIRTVGRIEAAESAEATVTPKVDGFVEKLLVGTTGESVRRGQPLLTLYSPALVAAQEQLLTALRLAEQVDTSATEAYRSAQAMLSAARRRLDFWDITTGQIDRLIESREVRRTLTLVSPVNGVVLEKPVVEGQRVEPGTLLYRLADLSVVWVEGDVFEQDLQLIREGTPAHIEVSAYPGEHIMGRVAFVYPTVDVQTRTNRVRVTLANPELRLKPGMFVTVFFDVVIGDDVLAVPLDAVIVTGERNLVFVHEPDGTLRPQQVVLGQAAGGHVQILSGLEEGTEVVGSANFLVDAESRLGGSGGMPGMQDRSGIEPDTAAAAQGAGDSAHDGGSHND